The genome window GCCCCCCTCCCTTGCCTTGAGCTGTGCTAGGAGTGCCCTGTCCTCAGGCGTGCTTTTCCCCGCCGTGAAGCGTGCCAGTGCTATGCAATTCGTCCTGCTTAGCAGGCGCATAAGCTCTACAACGCTCACGCCGTGCTTCTCGGCTGTCTCGTGGATGGATAGTGGCCTCCTGGGCCTCCACGCCCCTCTCGCCTCGAGTATCTCGCGGGGCACGGTTATACTTATCAGCCTGTATGGCTCGCCCCTTGCTAGGATTAACGCCTGCCCCGTCTGGAGCCGTGAAGGGTCAGCCTTGACGTTAAGCATTTGTAGGTAGCGTATGTTCTCGGGGTCGCTGGAGGCGAAGAATAACCTAACCCTGGCGTCCATCAGCTTTTTAGCGACGCGTGACACGCTGTGGCCTACAGCCCATATCGAGACGTTGTACTTCCTCAGCTCGTCCGCGATCCGGTTCACTATTTCAGTGTCCCCCAGCCTGTCAGCCTCGTCCACCACCACAATACCGTCCCACTCTCCGCGCCTGGCCGCCGCGTACACCCCGTAGAGCAGCGTCAGCGTGAAGGCGGTCTTAGCCTCCTCCCCGGGCACAACGCTCAGGTCTAGCACCAGCCTACCCGTCGGCAGGGGCTCAAAGCCAAGCAGGGAAGGGCTCAAGAGGGGTTGAAGCCTTCTAAGCAGTGCGGCGGCCGCATTCCGCTCGTCTTCTCGCTGGCTGCTCAGTGCCACCTCCTCCGCTCGGCCCAGCGCCTCAGCGAGGTCCTCGGCGCCCCTCAGGCAGCTCTGTAGCGTGTGCAAAACTATCGGCGTGAGCCGCTCGCCCCAATACGCTTCGATGGCCCCGGCGACGACTTCCAGTGCCTCAGCCTCGCCGAGTGCGAGCGGGTTCAGCTTGACGTCAAGGCCTGACAGCGCCACCTCGTACCCGAAGGCCTTGAGCCCGGCGTGCTCGCCTGTTGCGTCGAGCACCAGCACGTTGTAGTCCTCCGGCACGTGAGAGAGCATGTAGTCCAGCAGCACGCTCTTGCCCGTCCCCGGGGCCCCGATGATCGCGAGGCTGTTGTCCATGCCGCGGGCGAAGCGAAGATTATAGCCGTCTACCAGCCTTACAAAGAACAAGCCCCTTAGCACGTTCTGTACGCTCTCAACCATCTTGGGCAGCGGGGGCTCGTACTCTCCATGTGTAAGATCCCGCGTCAGGTTCGCGACGTCGAGCGGCGTCACCCTCGCCCTGGATATCTTCGCCAGCAGAGGCATGTCCAGCCTCTCAAGCAGCCTCGAAAGCCGAGCGTCCCCACCCTCCCCGAAGGTGAAGGCGAAGCACTTGTAGACGGTGCCGTACTGTATCGCGGTGTCCCTAGCCTCCTGCACGCTGCGGGGCATCTGTATACGTAGCCCAGTCCTCCTGTCGATGAACGCCCTCTCCAGCCTCACCACCCACCCTCCCGCAGGCTTCGCGTGGCACACCACGCCCCCGAGGCGGGGGCCACGCGTGACGGGCCAAACAGGGATGCTGTAGGGCTTGGCCGGCGGCAGGCCGGGTTCCTGCACGGGCGTTAACCTCCAGCCGTACTCCTCTGCGGCTTGAAGGAATCGGGGCGCCTGCTCCGAGGGCACCCCCACCATCAGGCCCCTCCCGTAGTTCGCCAGCGCGAACCTCGAACATGATACGATGATCGGCTCTATCCACACGCCATCTACGCTGGGCACGCCGGCTGCAAACCACCTAGCCCTCACTTCCCCCACCCTCCGGCCGGTACTCGGTTATTTTTACCTGCCGCCGTGCGAGCATCACGGCGGCGATGTGGGTGCAGATGCGGGCGCGCCTAGAGTAGCCGTAGGTGTGCGAGAAGCACGTACACTCGTACCTCCCATCCCTGAACGTTACGAAGTACGAGGCGTGCTTGTCGCCCAGAGCAGGTATTCCGTCAACCCTCCAAACCCCCTGTGAAACCTGGTGCACGGTCCTCAACGCGTATCGTGCCAACCCCCTCTCGAGCCAGCTCACGCGTGGCACGCTGTCATATAGCTCCCTCACGACGCTGCATATGCTGCTCACGTCCCTCCCCTCTAGGCACTGCTTGACCTTTTCGCGAGCCATGATCAACGCCAGCCTCACCACCTTCTCGTTATAGTATTCAGGCCTCCTCATAGCCCAGCGCCCACAACCCCTTAGCAGTCACTGCGACGAGCTCCCTCGACACCTCCAGGAAGCCCCACCTCACGAGCCGCTCCATAACCCGCAAGTGCTGCGGCTCCGCCCTCGCCAAGTCCGCGAGTGTCTTGACGGGTATGGTCCCGCTCGCGAAGACCTCCCTCAACATGGCCCTCGCATCGCTCGAGCCCCCCGGGAAGGCGACCTCCAGCGGGTCGGGCAGGCTCCTCTGCTCCAGCCCCGGGGGAGGCTGCGTGCAGGGGGAGCGGTAGGGCTCGAAAACCACCTCGCCGCTGTGGTCAATGCGGGGCGCGTGGTCCCGCTCAAGCTGAATACCGCTTAGATTCATCTCGCGTAGGCTAATTCTAAACCCTGGACGTCTAGCCGCTACTACAACGTCGCCCGCCCCGCCGCCGTGAACCGCTAGCACGTCAACGTCTACGCCTGCCAGCAGCACGGCAACCCTCGGCGTCAGCCACGGGACCTCCAGTAGTACCCTCCCCTTCCCCGCAAGGTAGAGCGATGACAAGGCCCCGAGCTCGGGCGTCGGGGCCCACATCACCGGGCTGGGGGCGTCGTAGTCGACCAGCGAAGCCAGGGCCCACCAGTAGCGCCAGTTATCGCTCACCACTGCCACCTGCTCTAGTCTGCAGCCCCCGAGCTCCGCGTACGCCTCTAGGACGTCTTTTTCCTCGGTGAGGAAGCATAGCTCCCGGCAATTTAAAGGCAGGTATAGCCTGGCGCCACACCTGAAGCTAATGGTATAGTCATAGCTATCCCTGTAGTTGAAAACTAAACGCATACATTATACCGGCTTGAAAACAAAATAATAAAAATTGCGAGCCCCCAGGGGCACGCCAGCCCCCTCCCCTAAACCCCCCTCAGCGCCCCCGTTTCGCCTCGGGCTACTCCGGTGGGCGCCCCTCGGGCCCTGCGGCCCACGGGGCCGGCGGGGCCCTCACAGGACCCTCCACCCCCTCACAAGGGGGTGCCACCACTAAAGGTGGGAGTAGAGGGTAAAAAAAGAGGTTTAGGGGAGGGCTGAACTAGGAATCTTGAATGTGGAGTACTGGCTCGAAGTATTTGGCGAACTTTTTGAAGCGGTAGTCGGCGAGAATGATCTCTGGGCTTGCCTCTGGGCTGCGCGTGGCCCTGCCTATAGCCTGGAGTGTTGCTGTAACCATGGGTATCCACCAGGCGTTGTCGGGGTCGATGCCCATCCGGTAGTAGTACTTTCGCAGGCGCTCCGTCACGTCGGGTGGAAGGAAGGGGGCCCCAACCATTACAACAGCGTCTGCCGGCAGGTCTACCCCCTCGCTGAAACGCCCGAAGACATTAAACATTGCCAGGCCGCGCCAGTCGTCCGGGGGCTTTTCGTCGAGAAAGTCTATTACGCTCACCAGTTTGACTATGATCCTGTCAGTCGCGAATGCCAGGATGCGTTTATGCCTCTTTTTCAGGCTTGAAAGCAGCTTCATGTACCCCCATATCGTCTCCTCCCCGTACTTAGTGGTCACGTCGCCGACCACGAGGGCCTTCCTCGGCTCTGAAGGCACCCGGATAACGGCGGCTTGAAAGAGGTCTTCGATGGGTTTAGGAATAGTAGCGCTAAGGTAGATGCGGGGGCCGATGCTGGGCCTCCAGGGAGGCAGGGCGACCATGACTTTACCCTCTTCCCTGTAGACGATTCCCCTAGAAGCGGCTTTGAGAAACCTTACCAGGGGTAGTAGTCTCCGGGCCATGAATGACCCCTTCGCGAATTCTTCCCTGTAAACGATGAGCGTCTCTTCTATGACATCCAAGTCTATTGAGGCTACCCCCTTATTGATAATCCCTCTTATCTTCTCCCCCAGTTCCGGGTTCAGTGCGTCTAGGGCGTCTAGGGCCTCTCCTAAACCCTTTATCTCAACAATGTTGGGCTTCAAGAGGTTATGTGCCTCGTCCACAACTACTGCTCTGTAGCTTCCAACTACTCTCCGCCTATAGTTCTGAACCACTACGTCGGCGGCGGCGATGTAGAAGTCTTGTGCATAGTACCTGCAGAGATGGGAGGGTATCTCCTCCCAACTCGTATAGAAGAGGTCTGGAACCCCCTCTTTCAAGTTTTGGAAGAAGGGGCAGCGTGACCTGTTAATCAAGCAGTATTCTTCCGGGTCGTCCGTCTTCACGCTGCAGGACCTGGCCCTCCCGGCTGCGATGAAGGGCTTCAAGTCTAGCCTTAAGGCATCCCCGCTTATCCTACTTCCGAGCTCCAGGCTCCTCACCAGCCACAAGACAGGAAGCCTCCCAGAAGATCTAAAAGCAGACAATACGGCAAGGGTTTTTCCAAACCCTGTGGGCGCTACCAGTAATGCATCACCCTCGACACCAGCTAAAGCCTCAGCAGCCTCAACCTGTCCGGGCCTAGGCTTAAGCCCGGCCTTCTCGAATACCTCTAGGACACGCAAGATTTTGCCACCTCTCCGGAGAATAGTCTCAAGGCTCTGATGATCTTCTCGCGCTCTGCCAGAAGCTTCTCTTTCTCACGCTCTAGCCTTGCTATTTCACTGTTTATTCTGCTTAGCTCCCCGTCAATCTCGTTAAGCCTATTCGTTATCCGTGCAGAGATGTTTTCCTCAACCCCGAGGCTCCGCAAAAACGCCTCAAGATTTCTTATGCCTTTGCCGAGAGACTCACTATTACCCCTCATATTTTCACCCAGGGTGGAAATTGTATTTTCCGTGCTTTTGTTCCCCGCACCCACCAAGCCTCGCCAGGCCTCAGCCCGGCGGGCGCGGGGATAGGCAAGCGAAGTTCTGACAGGAGTTTGTAAGCTATCGAACCGGCATCAAACAGCAGTAAGTCAAAATCTGCGATGAGCTCTGTGGGCGGCAGGGCGTGCGAGATGTAAATGATACGCACACCCCGCCGCCGCGACAAGTAAAGGAGTGAACGTAGAAAATATTGTGTGGCCCCCATCCCGGCCTCCTCAATCACCAGGAGGCTGGGATGGGTGCCGGGAGAGGCGGCAACGATATAACTTGCCAAAAACTGGGAGAGCATCGCCCGCTCCTCGGGATCCGGGATCATCGATAGGTCCCAGATCCCCGGAGCGGGGGGCTCGTCGTTGTTCAAAACGATGTACTTCTTCAGTACCCGGAGACGCGCCGCCGCAGCTGTGGCGGTTCGGTCGTTGTACATGGCCCGCAGCTCGCGCTCGACCGCCTCCAGGGATGCTGCCGATGCCGATGCCACGGCAAGGGCGATGCCATGTCCCCCCTCCCCCGGCCTTTCCATCTGTGCTAAGAGCCAGGGGAGCGGGGCACTGGAGGTAATAATGAAGGGCGGTGTGAAGCGAGGTAGAGGCAAATCGCTGTATTCATTGTCGAAGTCCAGGATGTGAACTTTGACACCAAAGGTGATGGCAGCGGTAACGAGCCACTTTGCCGCAGTTGTCTTCCCACTCCCCGTCCTCCCTATTAGGGCAATGTGGGACGGGGAGCGCATGAGGAGGTCTGTGACTTTCGCCCTCCCCCACAGCGCCCCCTGGGGGTGCGGTGCCGCCGCCCGGGGGCTTTGGCGGCGGTCACTGAACGCTTTCTTAACCCGGGTCCCCCAAACCCGGAGGGAAAAAAGCTTCATTTCTTCTCACCCCCAGGGCAATCCCCTGGGAGAGGGCTGGGCCCCGGCTCTGCCGTAAAGCTTATATAGGCGGTAAGGTTTATATCAGTGGTTCGGATCTTAATCATTGGCCCCGCGTGGGTTGGCGTGGGCCTCATCGGGAGGAAAGTTTCATCACGGGCTTCATCGCCGGGGCTCAGCCCCCTCTACTCCTTTTTTTCCTGGAAAAGGATGTAGGGGCTGGTCCCGGCTCTACCCGCTCCCCCTCCTACCCGGTGGGACCCGAGCCAACCCGCGGGCCAATGATTAGGTTGTGGAGTGTTTTAGCGTCTAGGCTGGGCTGGCGTGCCCCTGCCTCCTCCCCGTCCCCCGGCCACGCGGGGCTCTACGGGTTCATCGTCATCCTTGTGGCCGGGTTCATCGTAATAATTGGCGAGAAACGGTCATATATTGTTAACGCAGCTTGAAGGCTAGTCGTAGCAGGGATATCTTGTCTCCGTAGAGTGGGCCGAGCACTTGCTCTAGCACGCCTATTCTCACGTTGATGTCCTCGTGGGGTCTTACCTTCTTCCCCCACTCCAATGTTTCCACCGCTATGGCCTGCAGTTTGTCGAGGCGGTTGAGCTCCCTCCTGAGCTCGCCGGCCCAGGACCTGTACAGCGCGGCCTCCTTGTAAGCCGATTCGAGGTACGGGTAGTCGGGCGGCTTTAATGCCTCCAGCATGCCGGCGAGCTCGTCCAGGTGATTGGACGCGTGGTTTAGGAGGGTGCTTATGTCGTGGATGCGGCTGCTGATGACGAGCACTCTGGAGAGCATTACTAGTACGTGGTCCCCGGTGACGAGTGGCCTCCCATCCCTGCGCCCGATCACCCACCTCTCGCTCTTCCCGGGGTAGTCCAGGCGTACCCCCACGCTCTCGGTGACGTGTAGCACGTATTCCTCCACAGCCTCCTCGAGGTCCCGCTTGGTCTTCTCGAGTGCAAGGGAGTAGAGGCGGAGGCATGTCAGCACTAGCAGCCTGTTGATTTGAAGTATAGCGTTGAGCCACCTCGCCGAGAGACGCATTGTTTCCTCGTTCGGCCGCCTCAGTAGATCGACCATAAGCCCTGTGTACTTTCTTATGTAGTCCTCGAGCCAGAAGTCCCGGGGGAGAGGGGGGAGCGGGTAGAAGTCGGCTTTCGCCGCGTGCGACGCTACCTCCTCGACTCTCTCTACAGCCCTCCTGAACTCGTCTACACTCATCGTATCCATTACGATGACAAGAAATTTAATTTTTGTGATGGAATAGTAACACGTGATACCATATCTCCCAGGCCTAAGAGACTTAATCGTGCTTTTAGTTATAGTTGTACTAGCCCTGCTGGCACTAACCGTGAGCCCACAGCTCCCACTCTTAGCGCTTTCAATCCTTCTCGCCTACATAGTATATACCAGGAGGGAGTGGATTCTTGAGTTGCTCTACGGGGAGCGCGTCCTCCTCCTCCACCCAGCATTGGTTGAGTTTGTAGAGGTCAAGGGGCGGCGAGACCACGCTGTCATACGCCAGGCCAAGAAAACACTATACGCTGCCTCGCTACGCGTCAACGACTATGATCCTCCCCAAAACCTGGGGCGTGCTGCGGAGCGTTTCATCGCGTCGCTCCACAACCCATCAACCCGTGTCAGCATCGCTGCAAGGCTACAGGAGGGCGGCTACTACTACTATGTGACAATGTATTCTGAGGACAAGCACGTGCTCCGCGAGGCAATAGCATCCACGCACAGGCAGCTCCTAGCGAACGGCGTCTACGTCCAGGCAGCCGACCCCGCTGAGTTCCTGCCGCACGAGTCCAGGCTCTTCGGGCTCTGCGCTCCACGCTTCACGCTCCTCGCGGCCGGGATACTAGTAGCCGTGGCGCTGACCCACGCGCCCCTTCTCGCACTCGCAGCGATACCCCTCCTGCCGCTCATACCCTTCGACCTCAAGGTCGCGAGGGGCGGCGAGACGGTTGTCGTCGAGCCTCTGGTCGAGCTCGAGTACCGTAGCACGCTCGCCGACGAGGCGGCAGCCGCCTCAGCGGTTCGAGTAGTTTCAACCCTGTCCATGACGGTGCCCGAGGGCGCGATGTTGCTCGCCTCGCTAGCCCCCGCGGACATAGCGCTGCTAGAGGCTCAAGCCAGGAGGGCCATGGAGGTACTCGACGCCGCGAGGGCCGGGGTGGGAAGACTAGCCCACGAGTTCAAGGCTATGAGGATATTCACTCTATGGCGTAGGCTGCAGGAGGGCGCCGCGCCGTTCCACGTCAGCCTCGCCTCCACACCGGATCTCGCCAGGGAGCTCATGAAGGCCGGTTTCACCCCGAAGCACCGGTCACGCATATCGGCGTTGAGAGTGCTTGGAGTCCTACCCTCGTACCCCGACATATACATCAGCCACCAGCTCGCCCCGCTGAGCCCCTACGCCTTCCTTCGCCCCCGCACGAGGCGCACGCCCAAGGCAGTATACCTGGGCCACGGGCTTCGTAAGGACGAGGAGGTGTGGCTGGAGCTCGACCTCCTGGAGAACGTGCACGGGCTCATCGTGGGGCCCATGGGTAGCGGTAAGAGTACTACCGCGCGCACGCTGGCGCTCAGGGCGTTGAAGCATGGGTATACGCCTATCATAATCGACCCATCGGGGGAGTACAGGCTGTGGGCCAAAGCGGGGTTCGAGGTAGTCGACCTCTGGGACCGGCAGCTCGACATCTCGCGTGTCTCACCGGACGACCTCCGCCGCGCCTTCGATTATATTAGCCCGTTGACGGACTACGAGTTTCTAGTCTTGAAGAGGGCATTAGAGGCGGGGAAGAGTCTTTGGGAGCTGAACATGGGAAAGCTGGAGCTGATTAAGCCGTACTTCTCACGCGCTACGCTCAGGGTTGAAGACCTGCTAGACTCGGGTAAGCCGTTCATACTATGCCTAGGCTCCACGTCCAGCGGGAGGTACGTGCCAATCCCGGTGGAGTACCAGCGTTTCGCCGTCTCGGTCATGCTGGCTATGATGCGGGACCACGTCATCGCCAAGGGGGTTCAAGAGCCAAAGTGGCTGCTCATCGTCGACGAGGCCCACCTCTTCGCGAGGCCGCCCCACCGCGAGCGGGAGGCGGAGGTGGTAACGCTGGCGAGGATGCTGCGGAAGTTCGGCCTGGCAGTAATCCTCATTACGCATGACTGGCGGGACGTGGACGAGACGTACATAAGACACTGCGGCTGGAAGCTAGCGCTCTCGCACAGCTCTCCGGAGTACGTGCAGGACACGGCGTTCTACATGTCGTTGACGCCTGCTGAGCTGACGTGGTTTCAGCGAGGCCTGAGGGGCAGGGCCGTCCTCAGGAGGGGCTTCGAGCCTCATAACGTCCTGCTGGAGATCGAGCCGGAGGAGTACGCGAAGCCCGAGGTATACTCGCAATTAGCATGAATCGTAAAAAATTAAATTGAGTAGCGTACATTTAATTCATTGTGGAAGACATATTGGAAAAGTTGAAAGGGCTCGGCCTGGGACCGACACTCATAGGAAAGCTAAAGGCACAGGGCCTCCTGAGTGAGAGTGGCATGCGTTTCATCATCGCGTCAACACCAGATGAGTTGATCGAGCTCCTCGGTTTGTCCGGCTACGATGTCGCACAGCGGCTTCGTCAGGCCGCCAAGTCGGTCGTCGGCTTCGACAATCGCGCGGTGACGGCGGCGGAGCTCCTAGAGCTCGAGGAGGCGGGGCCACGGCTCACCACCGGAGTCAAGGCGCTGGACGAGCTGCTAGGCGGAGGCCTGCGGCCCGGGGACCTCTACGAGTTCGCCGGAGAGTTCGGCACCGGGAAGACCCAGCTCTGCCACCAGCTCAGTGTGATGGTTCAGCTGCCCGCGGAAAAGGGCGGCCTGCAGGGCAAGGCTGTCTACATCGACACGGAGGGGACCTTCAGTCCTCCGAGGGTACAAAAGATTGCGGAGAGGTTCAACATAGACGGCACAGAGGCGCTAAAGAGTATTACTGTTTATAGACCGCTAAACACGGGCGAGCTCGAGAGCTTCGTAAAGGGCCAGCTGAACAGCTACCTTGAAGCCGGTGCCAGGCTTGTCATAGTGGACTCTGTTATAGCGCTTTATAGAGCCCAGTACAGGGGTATCGAGTG of Thermofilum uzonense contains these proteins:
- a CDS encoding helicase HerA domain-containing protein yields the protein MRARWFAAGVPSVDGVWIEPIIVSCSRFALANYGRGLMVGVPSEQAPRFLQAAEEYGWRLTPVQEPGLPPAKPYSIPVWPVTRGPRLGGVVCHAKPAGGWVVRLERAFIDRRTGLRIQMPRSVQEARDTAIQYGTVYKCFAFTFGEGGDARLSRLLERLDMPLLAKISRARVTPLDVANLTRDLTHGEYEPPLPKMVESVQNVLRGLFFVRLVDGYNLRFARGMDNSLAIIGAPGTGKSVLLDYMLSHVPEDYNVLVLDATGEHAGLKAFGYEVALSGLDVKLNPLALGEAEALEVVAGAIEAYWGERLTPIVLHTLQSCLRGAEDLAEALGRAEEVALSSQREDERNAAAALLRRLQPLLSPSLLGFEPLPTGRLVLDLSVVPGEEAKTAFTLTLLYGVYAAARRGEWDGIVVVDEADRLGDTEIVNRIADELRKYNVSIWAVGHSVSRVAKKLMDARVRLFFASSDPENIRYLQMLNVKADPSRLQTGQALILARGEPYRLISITVPREILEARGAWRPRRPLSIHETAEKHGVSVVELMRLLSRTNCIALARFTAGKSTPEDRALLAQLKAREGGRLTRLGEALLELCRQAYAKKH
- a CDS encoding helicase C-terminal domain-containing protein; protein product: MRVLEVFEKAGLKPRPGQVEAAEALAGVEGDALLVAPTGFGKTLAVLSAFRSSGRLPVLWLVRSLELGSRISGDALRLDLKPFIAAGRARSCSVKTDDPEEYCLINRSRCPFFQNLKEGVPDLFYTSWEEIPSHLCRYYAQDFYIAAADVVVQNYRRRVVGSYRAVVVDEAHNLLKPNIVEIKGLGEALDALDALNPELGEKIRGIINKGVASIDLDVIEETLIVYREEFAKGSFMARRLLPLVRFLKAASRGIVYREEGKVMVALPPWRPSIGPRIYLSATIPKPIEDLFQAAVIRVPSEPRKALVVGDVTTKYGEETIWGYMKLLSSLKKRHKRILAFATDRIIVKLVSVIDFLDEKPPDDWRGLAMFNVFGRFSEGVDLPADAVVMVGAPFLPPDVTERLRKYYYRMGIDPDNAWWIPMVTATLQAIGRATRSPEASPEIILADYRFKKFAKYFEPVLHIQDS
- a CDS encoding helicase HerA domain-containing protein, with protein sequence MKLFSLRVWGTRVKKAFSDRRQSPRAAAPHPQGALWGRAKVTDLLMRSPSHIALIGRTGSGKTTAAKWLVTAAITFGVKVHILDFDNEYSDLPLPRFTPPFIITSSAPLPWLLAQMERPGEGGHGIALAVASASAASLEAVERELRAMYNDRTATAAAARLRVLKKYIVLNNDEPPAPGIWDLSMIPDPEERAMLSQFLASYIVAASPGTHPSLLVIEEAGMGATQYFLRSLLYLSRRRGVRIIYISHALPPTELIADFDLLLFDAGSIAYKLLSELRLPIPAPAGLRPGEAWWVRGTKARKIQFPPWVKI
- a CDS encoding helicase HerA domain-containing protein is translated as MIPYLPGLRDLIVLLVIVVLALLALTVSPQLPLLALSILLAYIVYTRREWILELLYGERVLLLHPALVEFVEVKGRRDHAVIRQAKKTLYAASLRVNDYDPPQNLGRAAERFIASLHNPSTRVSIAARLQEGGYYYYVTMYSEDKHVLREAIASTHRQLLANGVYVQAADPAEFLPHESRLFGLCAPRFTLLAAGILVAVALTHAPLLALAAIPLLPLIPFDLKVARGGETVVVEPLVELEYRSTLADEAAAASAVRVVSTLSMTVPEGAMLLASLAPADIALLEAQARRAMEVLDAARAGVGRLAHEFKAMRIFTLWRRLQEGAAPFHVSLASTPDLARELMKAGFTPKHRSRISALRVLGVLPSYPDIYISHQLAPLSPYAFLRPRTRRTPKAVYLGHGLRKDEEVWLELDLLENVHGLIVGPMGSGKSTTARTLALRALKHGYTPIIIDPSGEYRLWAKAGFEVVDLWDRQLDISRVSPDDLRRAFDYISPLTDYEFLVLKRALEAGKSLWELNMGKLELIKPYFSRATLRVEDLLDSGKPFILCLGSTSSGRYVPIPVEYQRFAVSVMLAMMRDHVIAKGVQEPKWLLIVDEAHLFARPPHREREAEVVTLARMLRKFGLAVILITHDWRDVDETYIRHCGWKLALSHSSPEYVQDTAFYMSLTPAELTWFQRGLRGRAVLRRGFEPHNVLLEIEPEEYAKPEVYSQLA
- a CDS encoding AAA family ATPase; this translates as MEDILEKLKGLGLGPTLIGKLKAQGLLSESGMRFIIASTPDELIELLGLSGYDVAQRLRQAAKSVVGFDNRAVTAAELLELEEAGPRLTTGVKALDELLGGGLRPGDLYEFAGEFGTGKTQLCHQLSVMVQLPAEKGGLQGKAVYIDTEGTFSPPRVQKIAERFNIDGTEALKSITVYRPLNTGELESFVKGQLNSYLEAGARLVIVDSVIALYRAQYRGIEWLARRQQAINYLLDWVKRWARVYGAVAVITNQVLTHPLPSGIALKIPAGGNIIAHASTHRFLLKKTGDAFLLEVLDSPRVARGASVEFRIEEDGLHDAR